TGGATAGAGAGTTCTGCAAGCCCTTGGGGATTGTCCATCGGTATTCTTGGATATCTACGGCCCTTAATGCTCCATCAACCAATAAGCAAATGCAGGCGTCTCCAATACCTTCAAAAATGTCCGGTGAGCATGTTACTTGACTAATTTCCATAAAAGGGAGGGATTTCTGGAGCTCAATTGAGACAATGTAGATACTCGTAACCCGTTCAGGGATATTCCAGCATACAACTATCATCTATATAAAGAGAATTTACTCTGCAATATCGTCTTTAAAGGTATACTTTAACTCTAGATACCTCTTTACTCTGGCAAAACTAGACATGTATTCATTGTAGAGTAGCAGATCTTTTCTCCCCTTCATGGACTAAATAGACACCCGTTCCAATTATTATGCTCTAAATTACAGTTAGAGGTCCATTGATGTAAAGTAGGTAAAGAGTGGAGAAGAGAGGCTCTCTTCCTGAATGGCCCCCATGAATGGATGTTGCAAGTCATTCCCGTGAGAAACCACGATTCTCATTCCCTTCCACTTACTTGATCCATATACTAATCTTGTTGTGGTACCAGTGTTGATTCTAGGTGCTCCAGGTTAGTCAACAAGGTCCACTTTTCCTGTGATGTTACCAGGAACAAGTTATTAAGCATCGACTAGACCTTGGAGTATTTGGAGCCTATTACGAATTTCTGCATGTTCTTTTATGAGCTTCTTACTTGTGTCTTCTTCTTGGCTATGCTCTAGAGATTTTATGTATGAAGAAGACGCGGTAAGAAAGAGTctcatttcttcttcctctaaAAGAGGCTTTATCGCAGACTATCCAGAAACTACTTGGTCTTAATATGGGATTACTAATTGGCTAGGTATGGTAGGTGTAGCAGAACAGAAGAGAATCTCAACTCACAAGATATGAACGCTCAATATTGGCCAAGTTATCACCGATTTATATGCCAAACCACACACTTTAGAAACACATTCTTCACACCTAGATCATGCAGGTGTGACATTGCGCATTATTTCAAGATTAAAAAAAGACAAATGCAGTTTAGGGACTGAGGTATCAAATTCACAAATGTAGGTTGGTAAAATATGACAGAGGAGGATAAAGCAGATGTTAAACAACGGGTTCCCAGATCTGCCAGACCTAAAAAGGCTCCTTTCCTTTTTCCTTTGGCTATTTCAAAAGATGTGAATGACTCAGATGTGACTTGCGTTGAGAAGAAAAAGGGATATCATGTTGGATATTATTTCGTATCTCTGACAAAGAAGACAGATCCATTTCTTGGTAAAACTAGAGCATATGGATACAAATGCTATAGACATTCCAAACCAACAGATTTGGATGTTTCAAACTACTACTTCTTCTATGCATGGTACAAAGGATATCTTCAAAGTGGAATCAAAATAAACCAGAAGTCTTTCAAAAGCCTCTCGGCCTACTACTTTTCCCATGATACAAATAACACAACGCCCCTTTTCATTAGAGTGAATCCAAAGGGGGAGGGGTATTACGAGCGAACTTCAGCTGGCAATGTATGGAGAAATGTCAGTCAAGTAGATGATTCCGAACTTTACAGCAAATTTATGGAAATAGTGAAGAACACGAAAGTTTACCCAGTAGTAATAAATGTGACTGAGAGGAACGAATATTACATAGATGGGTAtagggaggatgaatacCTAGCACGGTCAAAAGTACCCCGTATTACCGTAACGAATTCTCAAGATTCCTTATACAAAGGATACGAAATGAACACTCACAAGATTATTTCATCAGATGAGAGATCTGAGGAAAACCAATTAAAGGATATGAGAGTGATTTCTACAATTTACGGGGGACATGCCTACGAGTTTAAATCAAGTGTTTCTGACAAGAGATATTCCTGCGTTAGTGTATACTATTGGGACCTTATTCCAGACAAAGTTTTACTTTTACAACTTGGATATGGTAATACTTTCTACTGTCCAAAAGGGGGAGAATGGACTAGTTTAACTGGTATTTCCAAAGAAAATCTAACCACATATTTAGATTCTATAAACTGCATACAGAATTCGGCCCATTTTCTTGATATTGGTGAGACCTCAGATTATATATGTTGGAGTTGTGCCACCCATATTATATATGTAGAACAAGAATGTTTTGAAGGAAATTGGACAAGATGTACCCATAAAATGAGGGGGAAATTTTCAGCTAACAAATTTTGGTACAAGTACATGCTACAATCTGGACTACCAGCAACTAAGAATGTATCAGAAGTTCATGTATACTTTTCCAATGGGAAACCTTTAATGGTAGATATCGATTCTGACAATCCTAGAAACGATCTATTTGAGCTACACAAGGAAAATGAGTGGATAAGATCCAATAGAGGATATTCTGGGAGAATAAAATCCATTCCCGATATCCTAAAAGAAATCTGGACAAATTATCGATGCAATTCTGGGTTTatagaaacaaaaacaGAAGAATCTTCTATTGGTGGGCAAGAATCTATCCGAACAAGTGACTCTGAAAGCATTACAAAAATAGCAGTTGGAGGAGTTAGTGGTTCCATAATAACTATACTGGGAGGCCTTGAGacttttgcattttttaaatatcCAAATAAAAGCGTCATAAGATTAATAACAAGCATGTTCAACAAGTAGTTAGACTACGAACCTGTGGAACAACTGAATGACCCGATATTCTTGTGGACCAAAAATTAGTAAAACTCTGAAACCTATCTCTATAAAAATTCCAAACAATGTAGTATGATTGATGTTATTAGAATATCGATAATTTtgtcaaatgtgtaaagaAATTGTCGACTATTCTCAATAGTcaagtcgggataattatccccAGGAATAAATGCCTTTTTAATTAGCTTCAAAGGTCCTAAGTTTTGTATTCACTCTACTATTCACTAGATTACTACATGTTTGTTCCTCCTAGGCAGTACCAGTTCAGTGTCTGCCCTTTATGTTCTTTTATCAGTCCACCTCTAGCCAAGGGTCTATGTCCACAAACCTTCCTCAATCGCATTTAGAGCCAGGAATAGACATCACTCAGTATTAAAACATGGTAAAGATCACGATTACTCGGAAATTTGCGCACAAAGTCGCGACCATGGCTCAGGCAGGTTACCAGGTGTCCATAGTGAAGATCTGGCGGCAGCCATAAGGATGTCCCCGGGCCAAAACTTTCTCTACTCATCACTATAGATGCTGAAAGACTTTCATGACTAGTAAGCCAGGAAGTGCCCATGAAATCCAAACACATCCTCCAGACTACTACCCCCTGTTACTCTGCCCTCAGCAGTAATTTCCCAAATGTGTAACGACTTTTGAGATCAATACCAATGGAACTAGGCATTTCCTGGATATGATTGTCAAAAAGTTCCATTATGGCCCCTTTTTGCACggttattctcttcctcactCCAGATGGCAAGGAATAGACGATTTCGTCCTCTTCTTGTCGCCAAGTCCCCTAAAAATGagacaaatatgaatgTCCTAACTTTATTTTACACTATACTCCTATACGGAGTCCGTATAAACGCGGAAACCCGGAATTATTACCAAGACCTCTTCGAGGAGTCCCTTGGATCACGCATTGATGGGTCGGTCTTTGATGTAATGCCATCTAGTCTGGATGGAGTGCCTTTGTTGACCTGCACGGCCAAGTCTAGTCCTGGAGCACCCACACTTGTCTATGGCTCCAGGACCATCTGGCAAGGC
Above is a genomic segment from Theileria equi strain WA chromosome 4 map unlocalized gcontig_1105316255041, whole genome shotgun sequence containing:
- a CDS encoding hypothetical protein (encoded by transcript BEWA_046550A); protein product: MTEEDKADVKQRVPRSARPKKAPFLFPLAISKDVNDSDVTCVEKKKGYHVGYYFVSLTKKTDPFLGKTRAYGYKCYRHSKPTDLDVSNYYFFYAWYKGYLQSGIKINQKSFKSLSAYYFSHDTNNTTPLFIRVNPKGEGYYERTSAGNVWRNVSQVDDSELYSKFMEIVKNTKVYPVVINVTERNEYYIDGYREDEYLARSKVPRITVTNSQDSLYKGYEMNTHKIISSDERSEENQLKDMRVISTIYGGHAYEFKSSVSDKRYSCVSVYYWDLIPDKVLLLQLGYGNTFYCPKGGEWTSLTGISKENLTTYLDSINCIQNSAHFLDIGETSDYICWSCATHIIYVEQECFEGNWTRCTHKMRGKFSANKFWYKYMLQSGLPATKNVSEVHVYFSNGKPLMVDIDSDNPRNDLFELHKENEWIRSNRGYSGRIKSIPDILKEIWTNYRCNSGFIETKTEESSIGGQESIRTSDSESITKIAVGGVSGSIITILGGLETFAFFKYPNKSVIRLITSMFNK